The Engraulis encrasicolus isolate BLACKSEA-1 chromosome 3, IST_EnEncr_1.0, whole genome shotgun sequence genome segment gccaTAGTAAAACAATGGTTTGTTCAGAGTACTTAGCGTAACCATGACagagtagaaccatggttactacattaAAACCATGGTAAAACTATACTAAACCATAGTAGATAGCTAttcttgctatttgcacccggttgTGAATAGTCATTGCCAATacttgcacccgggtgtgaaaagccattgttgctattgacACCCGGGTATGAATAGCCGTTTTTgatatttgcacccgggtgtgaataatcatttttgctatttacacccgggtgtgaatagtcctttttgctatttgcaaaaggatgtgaatagccattgtttctATTTGGACCCGGATGTGATTAGTCATTGCTGctttttgcacccgggtgtgaatagtcattgtcaaTACTTGCACCCGGTTGTGAATAGCCATTGCTGCTATTGACACCAAGGTATGAATAGCCGTTTTTGATATTTGCACACGGGTGtgaaatagccattgttgctatatgcacccaggtgtgaatagccgTTTTTGATATTTGCACCTGGTTGTGTATAGTCGTTTTTGATAATTGCACACGGGTGTGAATAGGCGTTTTTGATATTTGCACACGGGTGtgaaatagccattgttgctatatGCACGTGGGTGTGAAAAGTcctttttgctatttgcacctgggtgtgaaaAGCCATTGTTGATATTTGCACCCGGTTGTGTGTAGTCGTTTTTGATATTTGCAcacaggtgtgaatagccattgttactATTTGCACACGGGTGtgaaatagccattgttgctatatGCACGTGGGTGTGAAAAGTCCTTTTTGCTATTTGCAAACGGATGTGAATAGCTATTGTTGCTATTTGGACCCGGATGTGATTAGCCATAGTTGCTATTTGCACTTGGATGTGAATAGTTCTTTTTGCTATTTGCAAAcggatgtgaatagccattgttgctatttggaCCAGGATGCGAATAGTCCTTTTTCCTAATTGCACCTAGgtttgaatagccatttttgctaatTGCAAAAGTTTTACATTTCATTGTTATTTTCAGCCTGGAGTTGAATTAATATACTCACTCAGATTCATTAATTAGTTAATTCAGTAGTGTATGCTGTAACACCCATAGTTCAGGCATGCAGAAAGTGAAGGCCACACTGATAATTCAATACAAAAAGGTTTATTTAAAAAATGACAGATAAAATAACTAGCAGATACCCTTGAAGTCAGATAAcagcagtacatacagtatgcaataaataaaaataaaataaaaagaaaagataaaaaagCTAGGCTACTATGTGCGTAGGAGAGCACACTTAAAGACAAactataaatacataaatattaaCTTACAATAAAATGCATATGGCGGATACCTTTCCCCAGTCCATAAGAATATACAGCTGTTTTTCTTTACAATTTGCACTACACCCAAGTTTTACTGGCAGATCTACAGACAATCACAGCCTTGTAGTTTCTGTCAAGTTGCAGTCCTATGATTCAAGAAGAGGGGTTAATAATAGGATAGGAGAATACCGCATGACTTGTCTTGTCCAGCCAAAACATTATAATTCACACTCAATAAAGACTGAGAATTTCTTAAAATTGTGAAAAACGTCAGTAAAGTGAGTTAAGTACTCACATATGAGACTGGTGAGACATTGAACTTTTAAACATGAactctgcaaaaactgtgaactTCAGGGGTGAGTCTCACTCCCCCAACAAAAAATCGAGGCACAATCACATTTGGTGCAGACTAGCCTGGCTTAGTCAGAATACCAATAATTGCTTGCCGTTGCTGAAACTGTAGCGTTTGCATAGTCTGGCCTTTTATGAATGGCAACTAGCATAATTGGCATAAACTTGGTAAAGTCTAACCTAGCATGGCCTGTAACATACAACACATTGATGTTATTTCACGCTAACCCTGCAACAACACAGCACGGTAGGCTATGGTAACTAGTAAGGTATGCCAAATTGACACAAACACCACTTTCTAGAGGCACAACTTGTCTTCAGTTCTAGCCTAGCCAGGTTTGATTCTGTGGCCCTGAGCCAGACCAAGAAGATCAAGGCTTTGATCAGAGAGAAAAAAGTCCACTTTCAGCTTCTCTCAATGGATCCGACCCAGCGGATTACATACTGTCATCAACAGAGTTAGCTATTGCACTGCACCATGCTAAGGCAATCATGTGCATTTAAGGGGGGCTCagggagtgttgtgtgtgtttatcagttgCTAGCATGCTATTAAGGCCTTTCTACATAGAGGCGGCAGGTTAGACAACAATGGGCACTCttatattaaaataaaatacacagGTTGGTTCCACTTCCTCACGTTGTCTTACTTCATTGTAATGCACATAGTAATAATTGATCAGGGATATATTTCTCACTCATTCTCATTATATTTGTCTATGCAGGTGTTATAAAATCTAAAATCTCATCTCAATCTCATCATCTGTTCATAGTATGATCATATTTACAGGTACATGGTACCTCTCATGCAACAAGGTGTGTGTATGCAGCAACTGTAGTATGTGTGTAGCACCCAAGGACACTTCATGTTAACCAAACCATCAGGTCATACGGCCTGATTGGTTGATGTGTTATTGCTTTTGTGGAGGTTTTCAAAGACTCTCAACGGACAGCGTGTTGAAGGCCTATAGTGATAAAGTCGTTTAAGGCAAGGAaaggaaaatctctctctctctctctctctctctctctctctctctctctctctctctctctctctctctctcgtgtgcacaATATCTTTCTCCCTCTAACAAAAGATCTTATACTCCCACATCGTCATTTTAAAACAGACAAACAGTTGCATGGCACACAAAACGTACAGTACACAGGGCAAAAGAAGGACACTTGCACCGTGAACTTCTTGGACTCAAACATAGTAGGACACAGAAGGTCACATAGGAAAATTGACTGACACCTGCGACCCTTTTCTTTACTTCACCATTTGGCTTCTGTTATGACCGGTTGGGGTTGTTGCTTCCACTAACGAGCAAGTGGTTTGTGACATTTCTGTTGAGTTTAACAGGGGAGGCCCCAGTTTCGATCACGCCGTATATAGCAGGAGAGTGTTACAGTAGCAGTGGAACAGGGGAGGCCCCAGCCCAGCTTGGATCTTGTTACTGGTAGCAGTGGGTCTGCTTTATCAGGAAGGGCACTTGGGTTTATACTGGAGGGAGAACTGGAGGTATGGAAGACTGGCCTTGGGACAAATGGGGGTGGCAGGAGCAAGGTTGGTAGGGGTACGGtgacgggggggtggggggtgggtggtgaggTGAGTTGGTCCTGGCATCTTGCAGTGGCAGGAGCAAGGTTGGTAGGGGTACGGTGacgtggggtgggtggggggtgaggtgaggaggtcCTGGCATCTTGGAGTCGGCCAGGATTTGAGCTGCTTAGAGAGAGAGCAGCACGCTCTCCTATGACTGTACCTGGAGTCCGATCGTCCTTTGGTcatgacgagtgtgtgtgtgtgtgtgtgtgtgtgtgtgtgtgtgtgtgtgagtgtgtgtgtgtgtgtgtgtgtgtgtgtgcgtgtgtgtgtgtgtgtgtgtgtgtgtgtgtgtgtgtgaggggggtcagTCGGTGTAGGTAGTTTctggatgcatgcatgtgtgtgaaagttcaagtgtgtgtgtgtgtgtgtgtgtgtgtgtgtgtgtgtgtgtgtgtgtgtgtgtgtgtgtgtgtgtgtgtgtgtgtggccgtgtgtggccgtgtgtgggCGCATGCATGTTTTGCAAATGTCTAAAtcggtatgtgtgtatatgtttgtttgtgagaCTGTTCTCAGTTGCTCCTCTTCTTGCTGTTGATCCAGTCTATGTAGTGTGTGACGCGCGTGTAGACTCCCGGCGTGTCGGGCTTGCCGCAGCCGTCTCCCCAGCTGATCAGCCCCATCAGGGTCATGCGGCCACCACTGGGGCACACCAGGGGGCCACCAGAGTCACCCTGGACggagaagagtgaagaggaagaggaagaggaagagtgggagggagggagtgcaaGGGAAGTGAGTTAGTACTTTCATGGCGTTGTAAACATGGTAAATATGAATACCACTGAAGTGGCTTACTGAAATGGCAcgtaagatttaacatctactactagcctggtgaaccagcgccacccgctggacgccaaaatgttttgtctacgggtgggtctggcctcgcataatgattcaatgaagccagaatgccatgaatctggcaaaccaattacaacgcaaagatgtgttttgaatcaaagcgggcagggttttgagggaaggttgttctcatcaacaatcttcggatgtattatgcatcgaggccagactaaattagacatccacatttagtctggtttatcaggctacatctactagccaaattggttcacatttttaatttaatgtTAGTTTATAGCCCTGGAGCAAGGGAATGTGTTTGAATGAgccaatggctacgtttacatgagacatttaattcagaatgaactccctttaattctgaataaagctcaattccgctttgaaacgtcaggtaaacacctcacaattcggaattaaatgaaagatcaaagtaaactcgacgaaaCTATTTCATTCTAAATGATTCATTCTGAATTGAAAACGTTATGTAAATGTGGCCAGTGAGGTGAAGATGTCCGTCCTGAGGGTTCCCACCTTGCAGGCGTCGTCCAGGCCTCTCGTGTCTCCTGCACACAGCATGTTGGACGTCACCACGCGGCCGGCCAGCCTGTCGGACACGCAGCGGTCCTGCGGCCACAGACGCACGTGACCCTGCTTCACACGCTCAGCGTAGAATGGGGAGActatggggagggagagatgaagaggagaggagaggagtggagaggagagaatagaagaggagaggaagagaagaggagaggagaggagaggagaggagaggagagattctTTTTTACTTAACTGGCACACATATGAAACGTTGCTAAgaaataaacatgaaaaatacaaaatgaaaagTGAATGTGACCATATAAAATTCAAAATGAAAAGTGAATGTGACaatacaaaatgcaaaatgaAAAGTGAATGTGGAAATACAAATACTGAAAAGCATGCACGCCACAAGCTGAAATGCTCAGAGGCCTGTGTTGTAGGACTGctcagtcagtctgtgtgtgtgtccttacattCATGCTCTTTGCCGTAGCCAGAGATCTCACACTCTGTCCAGTCTGGCAGCTGCAGTTTGGTGTCGGGCAAACACACCGGCCGCACCTCCGgactctccacagcacacatgccTGTCTCACTGTTGGGTTTCAGCTTCAGCAAGGCTACAATGACACAACAAGGGGTGATGATGATAACATaatatcattttatttttttgtattgtgattaattatatattttatgactatttatatatatatatgccctTTCATGTTAAACTTTAAAAGTGTTGTGAAATCATAAACACATTGtaagcacattgtgtgtgtgtgtgtgtgtgtgtgtgtgtgtgtgtgtgtgtgtgtgtgtgtgtgtgtgtgtgtgtgtgtgtgtgtgtgtgtgtgtgtgtgtgtgtgcgcgcgcgcgcgtctgtgtgtatgtgtgtgtgtgttttcctactCCTAACTCACCTATGTCGTTGTCGTAGGTGTCCTCCTTGTACTGCTCGTGGACCCAGTACTTCTCCACATCAAAGATCTGCTCAGAGCTGGAGTTCTTGAGGCGGAACGTGCGACCCAGAGTCACCTGAGCGCGACTGGCTGCAAAACTACACACATAGAAGaacacatcaatcaatcaatcaatcaatcaatcaatcaatcaatcaatcaatcaatcagtcaatcaatcaatcaaaaatattagtatagcacattatcatacataaatgttaCTTATGTTACTTATGTtgcttaagaatagagaaaagagaagaaaacaagctatattgtgttatatatagtgtgtaattaactaaCTATCAGCAAAGGCAGATTAGAATACAGCTGTTTTTAAATTACATCTACATTTagatacacaaacagacatgcttTAACCTCGTGTAAATACGTATGCACACTATACAGTTGACTTCAAGGTTTTTTTAACAACCCACAGTAGCAAGCTCACATGATAtatcacacatctctctctctctctctctctctctctctctctctctctctctctctctctctctctctctctctctctctctctctctgtgatggagtggccatcccTAGTGTTGTGGGTGTTTGGTGTAGCGGTCGGAggcccagtttactactccagcaGGTCCGGGtgcaagtcccagctgggcagcTCTACTCCCAttcgctactctctctctctctctctctctctctctctctctctctctctctctctctctctctctctctctctctctctctctctctctttctgccctacacacacagattcataaaCATGATTAGAGTGGCATGCTACTCCTCCTTACCCCTCGTGGAAGCAGTGTGCCGCGGAGAGCACCCAGCAGGAGTCTATGAGGACGCCGCCGCACAGGAAGCTGTGGACGCGGGAGCGCGGCCGGTACACCGTGATGGCCGCCTGCCACGGCTGCTCGCGGATGTCACTCTCCTTGCCACCGCCGATGCGGTAGGAGGGCAGCAGGTCCGACACCGAGCCCCGCGATGCACGCTGACCACACGTacctgaaggagggagggaggcagagagagagagagagagagagagagaggaagagagggagggagggaggaagagagaggcagacagaagaaagaacagagagagaagaaaagggtgaaattttagttggtagcctcataatgcacaccgCTCTGCCAGTGGAAGCTGTTCTAGTCGTTGAAAAGACTTCATTATTATACTGCagtgggttacactttacttgacgctggcgcCATACGCATGACGTGATGGTGTCATAAcgatgtcataacagtgtcatcacagagtcatgaacgagtcataaacatgttaTCAATGTCAtacatgttttatggtcatgaaaagttgacattgttaagcCTGTTTTAGTTATAAACAAATTTCACTTTATatcaaagtcataaaatgttcatgacattgacacaatgtttatgacacatgcatgactgcattatgacaatattatgacattggtatgtcatacatatgatgccggcgtcatgtaaagtgttaccctacagTGCTATACTATGACATAATACACATTACAACATCAGAAATTGCCATTCTGTTAAGTAACAGCATTTATAACATCAATACATTAGCATTTAATATATTAACAtgtatgaggaaaaaaaacactttttatttTGAGACAGTGTACAAAATGTCTTTCAGGGATTCCATATTAGTGGTAAATGATCTGAATATATGTTGCAGGGATTCCATATTAGTGGTAAATGATCTGAATATATGTTGCCTGCCCCTGACACGTTACTACTGATGTAAGCCAGACCGAGACCCAGGCCAGACGATTTTCAGCGATGACACATAGAACTGGCTCTATCGATCACAGTTGTACGTAATTCAACTCATTACAGTGGTTGTAACATATTGTTTCAATCATCCACTCCCTGATCTCAGTATTGCTCATGTTTCTCACATGTGATTTTTTGTCATTCATTTATTACCCCATTGTGAACGACACACCCACCGACACACTGGTGcgcatacccacacacagacgtccacacaaacacacagacagactcccacacacacacacacacacacacacacacacacacacacacacacacacacacacacatccatccacacccacacccatactcACAGACAtgtgtgggtgcacacacacacacacacacacacgcacacacacacacacacacacacacacagatgcccacacacacacgcacacacacacacacacacgcgcacaaaaaaacagaaacatatccatccacacccacacccacatgcacgcacacactctagaTTAATACTGTAAagttcactctactctactctatgcacacacacacacacacacacacacacacacacacacacacacacacacacacacacacacacacacacacacacacacacactgtacctctGTTGCCATTGCTGGTGTTTGGTGCTCGAGGACCCTGCGTGGTGATTGTAGTGACGCTTCTTGCTgttgacaaaaacaaaaataaatgtaaataatagaatctgacatcacacacacaatgtacatggCATGTAAATTACCATAATAAAACATGTAAAGTAGTCTAGTAATGCATCGTTATCATATCTATTATGATCTCACTGTTTCACTGTGGAAGTGCTGCTCTCTACCTAAACTCCTCACACCAGCagtagcatttttatttttaggggtttttatcctatttgacaggacagtgagagattacgacttggtcactgaAATAGTAACAACTAATTTATAGCAGAGGCCGTGGGTTAAAACTGGGTACAGGGTTAAACAGATACTGCCGGTGCAACAAGCTTAGGAACCGAGTAATACTTCAGTTTCTCTGTGTGCAGATTGTATGAAACTCATTGAGTTGGATGTTTGTTGCTTGTAGTCAATAGGCATTACATAGCACATACACGGCCAGGCTCCAACACTCCACCAAGAACTCTTGTTGTTCCcttactcactacacacacactcacacacacacacgcatgcacagacaagcacacacacacacacacacacacacacacacacacacacacacacacacacacacacacacacacacacacacacacacacacacacacacacacacacacacacacacacacacacgcacgaacacacacacacacacacacacacactgactcggaCACATGCAGATTGCACAATGAGCCACCTGCTTTCGATTACAAGGACTGACATCATTCACATGCACCACACCTTATTTTGTGAGCCACGCGCTCACACATTTCCTTACAACACATTTTATGTTACTACTTTCCAtggacaaaaaagacaaaatgactGCAAGTTGAAACTCAAGTGAGCAGAAGAAAATGATGCGTTGTTGaataaacttgcaataaagtatttttaaaaaatgtcattACAAGgaaactcacacgtacacacagacagacacacactcagatttCAAGGAAAGCTGCAATCGTCACTGTTATGACTTAGTGATTGCATAAAGCACATTGTTATGACATGGGGGATTTCATTTAATTGGGCTGTTATGACAGGGCAGATTGCATATATTAGGCTGTTATTACATAGGGGATTACATTTAACACAGACAGAACTGGGGTCGCACCATCCCCTGTGGAGTTGAGCTGAGGGTCATGGTAGTGTTCTGATTTAGTATGGGGggagatgagtggaggtgcaaaacgcacaccagaaaaggaaGTGCTGGCAatcagtaaaacacttgcaagaGGAGGTCACGTGTTCACTCAACTCAtttatgcaactcgggagtgtgcagcacttctctcctcttgttaGTATCAGGGGAGGCCTGAGCCATCACAGTGATGTGACCAAGTGCCCCAGTTACGAAACGTTTACGGAGAATCAAGTGACCAATTCCACAGTTACATCTAATATATTCTATAtagtaaacatactgtatatagtaattatatagtattattatatggttgtgacgtcatcggtcgaatgctccattcatttcaacggggctccccaacgttcgcacgtctgttatttttcgataacggacgggttggtctataacagaccgctgtcaatggcaacaagacttttcactgctaaagcgacttttcaacaagactctaatcagctgatgtgatagacaacacctgttgtcctggctacctagctgttgtgtagatagcggtgttccacaacg includes the following:
- the plat gene encoding tissue-type plasminogen activator isoform X2, whose amino-acid sequence is MEVTTTASLLFALLFGVCFTLSDGVALRREKRGTRGYNTCYVSRCYNGGTCKEAVYSNDHLCQCPPGFAGSQCEINTSEKCIMGAGNGYRGSWSISRSGAECINWNSTALRSKKYTAWRAEAHSLGLGNHNYCRNPDGDSKPWCYIYKGTQIAWEFCTLPSCPTDSNRECVLGTGRSYRGTAAVTKSGSKCLAWDSSSTSRKFYNAWRADAQTLGLGSHNFCRNPDGDLSPWCHTYKGSKLTWELCDIPKCPRSVTTITTQGPRAPNTSNGNRGTCGQRASRGSVSDLLPSYRIGGGKESDIREQPWQAAITVYRPRSRVHSFLCGGVLIDSCWVLSAAHCFHEGFAASRAQVTLGRTFRLKNSSSEQIFDVEKYWVHEQYKEDTYDNDIALLKLKPNSETGMCAVESPEVRPVCLPDTKLQLPDWTECEISGYGKEHEFSPFYAERVKQGHVRLWPQDRCVSDRLAGRVVTSNMLCAGDTRGLDDACKGDSGGPLVCPSGGRMTLMGLISWGDGCGKPDTPGVYTRVTHYIDWINSKKRSN